CTGCAAACATTGCAGAAGGCTACAAGAAAAAGGGGAAACTTGACAAGTTGAGATTCTTTAATATTGCACAAGCATCCATTGAAGAATCTCGATATTATTTAATTCTTTCAAAGGATCTAAAATACATTGATGATAAAATAGCAAAGGAGGCAACAAGTGCGTTAATTGAAGTTAGTTTTTTGCTCAACAGTTATTGTAATGCAATTACTCAGAATGGCTGAATTATTCTTTTAACTTCTGAAATAACTTCATTTAACTTCTTCCAATTCCTTATAAATCTTTTTGAAACATGCTTACAATTAAAAACTTACACGCCAGTATCAATGGCAAGGAGATATTAAAGGGAATAAACCTTGAGGTGAAGGCAGGCGAGGTGCATGCCATAATGGGTCCAAATGGATCTGGGAAAAGCACGCTTGCTGCGGTTTTGGCCGGACGTGAGGTGTTTGAGGTTACACAGGGTGAGGTCACCTTCAACGGAAAAAATCTGTTCGACCTGCCTGCAGAAGACCGGTCACGGGCAGGCATTTTTCTAAGCTTTCAGTATCCGGTTGAAATTCCGGGGGTAAGCATGGTAAACTTTATGCGTGCTGCGCTCAACGAGCATCGAAAGTATAAGGGACTTGAGCCACTATCTGCCTCCGACTTTCTAAAAACCATGCGCCAAAAGAGCGAAATTGTGGAG
This portion of the Williamwhitmania sp. genome encodes:
- a CDS encoding four helix bundle protein, whose product is MDELNRKTKSFEDLLVWQKAHSFVLIAYEITSNYPRLEQFGLTSQFRRAAISIPANIAEGYKKKGKLDKLRFFNIAQASIEESRYYLILSKDLKYIDDKIAKEATSALIEVSFLLNSYCNAITQNG
- the sufC gene encoding Fe-S cluster assembly ATPase SufC encodes the protein MLTIKNLHASINGKEILKGINLEVKAGEVHAIMGPNGSGKSTLAAVLAGREVFEVTQGEVTFNGKNLFDLPAEDRSRAGIFLSFQYPVEIPGVSMVNFMRAALNEHRKYKGLEPLSASDFLKTMRQKSEIVEIDAKLTNRSVNEGFSGGEKKKNEIFQMAMLEPMLSILDETDSGLDIDALRIVANGVNKLRTPENASIVITHYQRLLDYIVPDYVHILYNGQIVKSAGKELAFELEEKGYDWIKNGQ